The genomic segment AGGAGAGCGCCTCAGGCAGGCCTGACAATGTGCAGAGGGGCAGTGCGCATGGCACTGGTGCTCGGGGGACCACAAGGTGCACCTCCTAgtttatcctcacccgagcatatttttagagagtggaacggagggggagacagagagaaacatggatgtaagagagacacatcagttggttgcctcccggcCTCTGTATCGaagtcaaacccgggacccttcagtcctcgggctgacgttctatccgctgagccagaccggctagggcagtgCACCCTTCTGGATATAAAGTAAGGTGTGTGCTGCGGAGGAACGGAGGCTGAGACCAGAGTCCTGGCTTCCCTAAACCCACACTTTTGTTGGAAGCCTAaagtccccgccccccatctaGGGCATCCCTCCCAGACTCTCCCTTAGGGACTCAGCTTCCAGGGCCGCATACCTGCAAGGCCAGCGCAGTGCATGCCACGTACAGTGACCTCTGAAGAACCCCAAAGTACCGGGAAAGCCACACTTTCACCGCCTCCGTCGCCATGAGGCTGTGCTGCCCCACAAATAGCAGCAGGAGCCCCAGATCCCACGCCAGGGGGGCCAGGACGCCGCGGTCCTGAAAGGCGGCCAGCCAGCCCTGGTGCGcctctggggaggtgggagagagaaaagagcaggAAGATGGTGGCCCacatccccgcccccctctcctccGGGGGTCCTCGGCGTGTCTCTGCAGGCTGCATCTCTAGCTTTGCCCGCCTCACGCCCCTCCGCCGTCTCCTCCCTTCCCGGCCTCCTTCAGAGCCGGGAGGCGCTCCTGGGGGCAGGCACCGAGGCGCGCGGAGAGCCCGGCCTCCTCTCGCGGCCCGAGGCCCTAACACGGCTCCCGGCCGCCTACCAGGCGGTCTGCACCCCGCGCACGGCCGCCCGGGGCCTCGGCCCGACCGCTGCCCCCACTTCCTAAAGGCGCGCGGGCTCCAGTCCCCGCCCCCGGCTTCCCGGCTTCCCGGccgccgccaggccccgccccgccccacctcccgcGCCGGCCGTCCCGACCCCGCTCACCGGGCCCCTCGGGCTCCGGCATCCCTCTGAGGAGAGGCCGGAGGGAGGTGAAGCGCACGAGCTCCACCCCGGTGCCGAAGGCCAGCACGAAAGACGCGAGGGCGGCCGGGACCAGCAGCAGCGCCGGGGCCATGGCGAGAAccggcgggaggggcgggcccGGGGTTCCCgccctgcaggccccgccccgccccgccccacaggccccgcccctccccgccccgcaggccccgcccctccccacaggccccgccccgccccgcaggccccgccccggcgGGAGGGGCTCCTCTCGCTCACGCCCGGAGCCGCCCGGTCTCGCGTCCCCGCGTCCCCGCGTCCCGTGCGGGAGGTTGGAATCCCCGGGCGCGGGAAGGGGCGGCGGCCCTGCGGCCGCTCGCGTGGGTTGCGTCCGCGTGGCTGTCTTCCCGGTAAGCCGGCCCCTCTGCGGGGTCCTGGCGGCGGAGCCCGCCGGGCCGGGAGCGGCGCCCTGTGGCCGGCGGCGGGGCGGAGGGCGGGACTCTACAGCGTTGTGTCCGTAGGTTTGTAACGTGAGAACAACGGACCGTGTtcgtggtagaaagctttattta from the Eptesicus fuscus isolate TK198812 chromosome 10, DD_ASM_mEF_20220401, whole genome shotgun sequence genome contains:
- the NRM gene encoding nurim isoform X3, encoding MAPALLLVPAALASFVLAFGTGVELVRFTSLRPLLRGMPEPEGPEAHQGWLAAFQDRGVLAPLAWDLGLLLLFVGQHSLMATEAVKVWLSRYFGVLQRSLYVACTALALQEVHLVVPRAPVPCALPLCTLSGLPEALSSAVSPARLHSQEQAPDW
- the NRM gene encoding nurim isoform X2 — protein: MAPALLLVPAALASFVLAFGTGVELVRFTSLRPLLRGMPEPEGPEAHQGWLAAFQDRGVLAPLAWDLGLLLLFVGQHSLMATEAVKVWLSRYFGVLQRSLYVACTALALQPVQVSGSPPPPAGDAMLGARPQRPCAVGSAGRALGHLGAPAVLCAARRFLAPGLQHPPRL
- the NRM gene encoding nurim isoform X5, with the translated sequence MAPALLLVPAALASFVLAFGTGVELVRFTSLRPLLRGMPEPEGPEAHQGWLAAFQDRGVLAPLAWDLGLLLLFVGQHSLMATEAVKVWLSRYFGVLQRSLYVACTALALQWCWA
- the NRM gene encoding nurim isoform X4 codes for the protein MAPALLLVPAALASFVLAFGTGVELVRFTSLRPLLRGMPEPEGPEAHQGWLAAFQDRGVLAPLAWDLGLLLLFVGQHSLMATEAVKVWLSRYFGVLQRSLYVACTALALQMNGKERERQKY